The following coding sequences are from one Gossypium raimondii isolate GPD5lz chromosome 4, ASM2569854v1, whole genome shotgun sequence window:
- the LOC105780335 gene encoding putative GPI-anchored protein pfl2: MVMKERDEELALFLEMRRREKEKEKSNNLLSVHKSEQQLNVPLGSNVNVNGNGNVGGGGSPVSKIFSALPVRKTAADNFLNSENEKSDYDWLLTPPGTPLFPSLEMESQKTLMSQIGMSNARPVSLKTRLANLPEEPALKSTLALKQQAPSAGVISSSTLNRRPSSSGGSKSASRPATPTGRPTLPTTTKPSRSSTPTSRANLPSVKPAASTARSSTPTRSAPRSLTPTARPSLPASKSTSRSSTPTRRSASSSSTPIASAPSGRSSSVTRSAPTASSIPKSASLTSSLMKSAPATSSVTKSGTAASSIRKPSTATTSKSTVQSRGTSPTVKSRPWKPSEMPGFSLETPPNLRTSLPERPVSASRGRPAAPGARSSSVEANSSGRPRRQSCSPARSRASSGSFGNGSSIRSVRRADANGSDNESPVVIGTKMVERVVNMRKLVPPKQDDNHRNNPTAKLSSSLDSSGFGRTLSKKSLDMAMRHMDIRRSISGQQRPLMTNVPASSIYSVRSGSTKSRTLSVCDSPLATSSTASSEPSVNNNSFFMDGSEMEDNDISSERGISSPTSQHVS; encoded by the exons ATGGTGATGAAGGAGAGAGACGAAGAACTAGCTTTGTTCCTGGAAATGCGGAGACGAGAGAAGGAGAAAGAGAAAAGCAACAATCTTCTCTCCGTTCACAAATCTGAACAACAACTCAATGTTCCTTTAG GATCTAACGTCAACGTAAACGGAAACGGAAACGTCGGTGGCGGAGGTTCTCCGGTATCGAAGATCTTCTCGGCCTTGCCTGTACGAAAGACTGCAGCagataattttttgaattcgGAGAACGAAAAGTCTGATTATGATTG GCTTCTTACTCCACCTGGTACACCACTATTTCCCTCTTTGGAAATGGAATCACAGAAGACTCTAATGAGCCAGATTGGGATGTCTAATGCTCGTCCAGTTTCACTGAAAACAAGG CTGGCAAATCTCCCGGAGGAACCTGCTTTGAAGAGCACCCTTGCCTTAAAGCAACAAGCTCCGTCAGCCGGAGTAATCTCTTCCAGTACTCTAAATAGAAGGCCATCCTCTTCCGGGGGTTCAAAATCTGCTAGTAGACCTGCAACACCTACTGGTCGGCCCACTCTTCCCACGACAACCAAGCCTTCAAGGTCTTCTACTCCTACATCACGAGCCAACTTGCCTTCCGTAAAGCCTGCTGCTTCTACAGCAAGATCCTCAACTCCAACTAGATCTGCTCCACGTTCTTTGACGCCAACTGCTAGACCCTCTTTGCCTGCTTCCAAGTCGACATCAAGATCATCTACGCCAACACGTCGATCAGCTTCCTCATCTAGCACGCCTATTGCATCTGCGCCTTCTGGTCGATCCTCTTCAGTAACAAGATCAGCTCCCACTGCATCTTCAATACCAAAATCAGCTTCCCTTACTTCTTCACTTATGAAATCAGCTCCTGCTACATCTTCTGTTACAAAATCAGGTACTGCTGCGTCTTCCATAAGAAAACCATCAACTGCCACTACATCAAAAAGCACAGTACAATCACGGGGCACATCTCCAACCGTGAAGTCTAGGCCATGGAAACCATCTGAGATGCCTGGATTTTCGCTTGAAACACCACCAAATTTAAGGACGTCATTGCCAGAAAGACCGGTATCAGCCTCACGGGGGAGGCCAGCAGCACCCGGTGCCAGATCATCTTCTGTTGAGGCCAATTCTAGTGGAAGACCAAGACGCCAGTCCTGCTCGCCTGCTAGAAGTAGGGCATCAAGTGGCAGTTTTGGTAATGGGAGCTCCATTCGTTCTGTGCGTAGAGCAGATGCCAATGGCAGTGACAACGAAAGTCCAGTAGTGATTGGGACAAAGATGGTTGAGAGAGTGGTAAATATGAGGAAACTGGTACCCCCAAAACAAGATGACAATCATCGAAACAACCCTACCGCAAAATTATCTTCTTCTCTCGATAGCTCAGGATTCGGGAGAACACTCTCCAAAAAGTCTCTGGATATGGCTATGAGACACATG GATATCAGGCGAAGTATTTCAGGTCAGCAGCGTCCGCTTATGACAAATGTTCCAGCTTCCTCCATATATAGTGTGAGATCGGGATCCACAAAGAGCAGGACTTTAAGTGTTTGTGATTCTCCTCTTGCCACGAGCAGCACTGCCAGCTCCGAGCCAAGTGTCAACAATAATTCATTCTTTATGGATGGGAGTGAAATGGAAGACAATGATATCAGTAGCGAGAGAGGAATCTCCTCTCCGACCAGCCAACATGTTAGCTGA
- the LOC105780720 gene encoding uncharacterized protein LOC105780720, with protein MAAKNFGCRLVNRSKSPVVFMILFALLMFSMLADSIVSKISLESAAFNQKRDYQALQSPKLVRNIKRNVVFPLPLTVSAQNKIIRVDNEHGIGKFRRRRLPEYDIFTSDELTKKFHGRVLEFFNHGCEVHFFMTWIAKVGSFGRREIMAVESVFKAHPNGCLMILSRTMDSVQGYRILKPLLDRGFKVLAVAPDFPFLVKNTPAEAWLDDMKSGKKDPGEIPLAQNLSNLLRLAVLYKYGGVYLDTDFIVLRSFKGLKNTIGAQSIDVVSKNWTRLNNAVLVFDMNHPLVLKFIEEFALTFDGNKWGHNGPYMVSRVVRGVEGRAGYNFTILPPMAFYPVDWMKIGSFFKLPKDSAGWRWIEAKVWQLKRQTYGVHLWNKQSSKLMVEEGSVMGRLMGENCVLCKHVYSS; from the coding sequence ATGGCAGCCAAAAATTTTGGCTGCCGGCTTGTTAATCGATCCAAATCGCCTGTTGTTTTTATGATCTTGTTTGCTCTTCTAATGTTTTCGATGCTGGCAGATAGTATTGTTTCTAAAATATCACTTGAATCGGCTGCTTTCAATCAGAAACGTGATTACCAGGCGTTGCAGAGTCCGAAACTTGTAAGAAATATCAAGAGGAATGTTGTTTTTCCTCTGCCATTGACTGTTTCTGCACAAAACAAGATCATCAGGGTCGATAATGAACATGGGATTGGGAAATTCAGGAGAAGAAGACTGCCAGAGTATGATATTTTCACGTCAGATGAGTTGACAAAGAAGTTCCATGGCCGAGTTCTTGAATTCTTCAACCATGGGTGCGAGGTTCACTTCTTCATGACATGGATTGCCAAGGTAGGGTCCTTTGGAAGAAGGGAAATCATGGCTGTGGAAAGCGTTTTTAAAGCTCATCCTAATGGTTGCTTGATGATTCTATCCAGAACCATGGACTCAGTACAAGGTTACAGGATCCTGAAACCGTTGCTTGATCGTGGTTTCAAAGTTCTAGCAGTGGCCCCAGACTTCCCATTTCTGGTGAAGAACACACCCGCTGAAGCTTGGCTTGATGATATGAAGAGTGGGAAAAAGGACCCTGGTGAGATTCCATTGGCTCAGAATCTATCTAATTTATTGAGGCTTGCAGTTTTATACAAGTACGGTGGTGTTTACTTAGACACGGACTTCATAGTGCTGAGGAGTTTTAAAGGGTTGAAGAACACAATTGGAGCACAAAGCATTGATGTGGTGTCTAAGAACTGGACAAGATTGAACAATGCAGTGCTGGTCTTTGATATGAACCATCCACTCGTACTCAAGTTCATTGAGGAATTTGCTTTGACATTTGATGGGAACAAATGGGGACACAATGGGCCCTATATGGTTTCCAGGGTAGTTCGTGGAGTAGAAGGGAGAGCTGGTTATAATTTTACGATCTTACCACCTATGGCATTTTATCCTGTTGATTGGATGAAAATAGGGAGCTTCTTTAAGCTGCCTAAAGATAGCGCTGGGTGGAGATGGATAGAAGCTAAGGTGTGGCAGCTAAAGAGGCAAACATATGGAGTACATCTCTGGAATAAGCAAAGTAGCAAATTAATGGTTGAAGAGGGAAGTGTAATGGGAAGATTAATGGGAGAGAATTGTGTTTTGTGTAAACATGTATATAGTTCTTAA